The Pyrococcus kukulkanii genome contains a region encoding:
- the trxB gene encoding thioredoxin-disulfide reductase, translating into MFSLGGLTKSTIDESKVWDVIIIGAGPAGYTAAIYAARFGLETIIITKDLGGNMAITDLIENYPGFPEGISGSELSNRMYEQVKKYGVDVIFDEVVRIDPTECAYYEGPCHFSVKTANGKEYKSKTIIIAVGAEPRKLNVPGEKEFTGRGVSYCATCDGPLFVGKEVIVVGGGNTALQEALYLHSIGVKVTLVHRRDKFRADKILQDRLKEAGIPTILNTVVTEIKGTNKVESVVLKNVKTGEVFEKKVDGVFIFIGYEPKTDFVKHLGITDEYGYIKVDMYMRTKVPGIFAAGDITNVFKQIAVAVGQGAIAANSAKEFIESWNGKSIE; encoded by the coding sequence ATGTTTAGCTTGGGAGGATTAACAAAGAGCACCATCGACGAGAGCAAGGTCTGGGATGTGATAATCATCGGAGCTGGGCCAGCAGGATATACAGCAGCAATTTATGCCGCGAGATTTGGACTAGAGACAATAATTATCACAAAGGATCTTGGAGGAAACATGGCCATAACCGATCTAATAGAGAACTATCCCGGATTTCCAGAGGGGATAAGTGGTTCAGAGCTCTCAAACAGGATGTACGAGCAAGTTAAGAAGTACGGAGTTGATGTTATATTTGACGAGGTTGTGAGAATAGACCCAACAGAGTGTGCATATTATGAAGGCCCCTGTCACTTCAGCGTTAAAACAGCTAACGGGAAGGAGTACAAGTCCAAGACAATAATCATAGCAGTTGGAGCAGAGCCTAGGAAATTAAACGTCCCAGGAGAGAAAGAGTTTACTGGAAGAGGGGTTAGCTACTGTGCAACTTGTGACGGACCGCTATTCGTTGGTAAGGAAGTCATCGTAGTTGGCGGAGGGAATACGGCACTTCAGGAAGCTTTGTATTTGCACAGCATTGGAGTTAAGGTTACCCTAGTTCACAGGAGGGACAAGTTCAGAGCGGATAAGATACTCCAAGACAGGCTTAAGGAAGCTGGGATACCAACCATCCTAAACACTGTTGTTACAGAAATCAAGGGAACAAACAAGGTAGAAAGCGTTGTTTTGAAGAACGTTAAGACTGGAGAGGTATTCGAGAAGAAAGTCGATGGAGTATTCATATTCATCGGCTACGAGCCAAAAACAGACTTCGTTAAACACCTTGGAATTACCGACGAGTACGGTTACATTAAGGTTGACATGTACATGAGAACAAAAGTTCCAGGAATATTCGCGGCAGGTGACATTACCAACGTATTCAAGCAGATTGCAGTGGCAGTTGGGCAGGGTGCAATTGCCGCAAACTCAGCTAAGGAGTTTATAGAAAGCTGGAACGGAAAGAGTATTGAGTGA
- the fen gene encoding flap endonuclease-1, with translation MGVPIGELIPKKEIELENLYGKKVAIDALNAIYQFLSTIRQRDGTPLMDSKGRITSHLSGLFYRTINLMEAGIKPAYVFDGKPPEFKKKELEKRKEAREEAEVKWREALARGDMEEARKYAQRATRVNEMLIEDAKKLLELMGIPVVQAPSEGEAQAAYMASKGHVYASASQDYDSLLFGAPRLVRNLTITGKRKLPGKNVYVEVKPELVVLDEVLSSLKLTREKLIELAILVGTDYNPGGIKGIGPKKALEIVRHSKDPLAKFQKQSEVDLYAIKEFFLNPPVTDEYKLQWKEPDEEGILKFLCDEHDFSEERVKNGLERLRKAVKAGRQSTLESWFMKR, from the coding sequence ATGGGTGTTCCTATTGGTGAGCTAATCCCTAAGAAGGAAATAGAGCTTGAGAACTTATATGGGAAAAAGGTCGCTATTGATGCACTAAATGCCATTTACCAGTTCCTCTCAACGATAAGGCAGAGAGATGGTACTCCACTAATGGATTCTAAGGGGAGAATAACTTCTCACCTCAGTGGCCTTTTCTATAGAACGATAAACCTGATGGAAGCAGGAATTAAGCCAGCTTACGTTTTCGATGGGAAGCCCCCAGAGTTTAAAAAGAAGGAGTTAGAAAAGAGGAAGGAGGCTAGGGAAGAGGCGGAAGTTAAATGGAGGGAAGCACTCGCGAGGGGTGACATGGAGGAAGCGAGGAAGTATGCTCAGAGAGCCACTAGGGTTAATGAGATGTTAATTGAGGATGCAAAGAAGCTACTTGAGCTAATGGGGATTCCAGTTGTCCAAGCCCCAAGCGAAGGTGAGGCTCAGGCAGCTTACATGGCATCTAAGGGTCATGTTTATGCTTCCGCTAGCCAGGATTATGACTCCCTCTTATTTGGAGCCCCCAGGTTGGTTAGGAACCTAACCATAACTGGAAAGAGGAAACTCCCTGGGAAGAACGTTTATGTGGAAGTTAAGCCAGAGCTTGTTGTACTTGATGAAGTTCTCTCCTCGCTAAAGCTTACGAGGGAGAAGCTGATTGAACTAGCTATCCTCGTTGGCACGGACTATAACCCTGGGGGAATAAAGGGTATAGGGCCAAAGAAGGCGTTAGAGATAGTTAGGCACTCAAAAGACCCCTTGGCCAAGTTCCAGAAGCAGAGCGAAGTTGACTTATATGCCATCAAGGAATTCTTCCTCAACCCTCCTGTGACCGATGAGTATAAATTGCAGTGGAAGGAACCTGATGAAGAAGGAATTCTAAAGTTCCTCTGCGATGAGCATGACTTTAGCGAAGAGAGAGTTAAAAATGGGCTGGAGAGGCTTAGAAAGGCAGTAAAAGCAGGAAGACAGTCGACACTGGAGAGCTGGTTCATGAAAAGGTAA
- a CDS encoding prenyltransferase/squalene oxidase repeat-containing protein — MGSKLGEFINLEKVFEYVERRRHDDGGYCFVSQLADTNINDTYYAVKIYTLLGIEVPKKEKTIEFLYNSAQMQTATVGVAMAIEALAILGAKDLAREKLELLFKKYNPVKGKFAVGLGGSEEFGTATPLEATYWASRAMESVGYRPSPEMKERMIEFIMQYKIRDGFGVERPTTTMTYQALYSLNFLGQRIDTVHFELCEVCGDRGGFTEVPNSLPPYIEPTFYALRGLQMLGKRATCIKRHIKFIKALQNPNGGFRRSYELGISNFQNTYRALASLDVLVRWL, encoded by the coding sequence ATGGGCTCGAAGCTAGGGGAGTTTATTAACTTAGAAAAGGTGTTCGAATATGTTGAGAGGAGAAGGCACGATGACGGAGGGTACTGCTTCGTATCCCAACTAGCCGATACAAACATAAATGACACGTACTATGCCGTAAAGATCTACACCCTATTAGGAATAGAAGTTCCAAAGAAGGAGAAGACAATAGAGTTCCTCTATAACTCAGCTCAAATGCAGACAGCAACCGTTGGAGTTGCAATGGCCATCGAGGCCCTAGCAATCCTAGGGGCCAAGGATTTAGCCAGGGAAAAACTGGAACTGCTGTTTAAAAAGTACAATCCAGTAAAAGGAAAATTCGCGGTTGGATTAGGAGGAAGCGAAGAGTTTGGAACGGCAACACCACTTGAAGCAACCTACTGGGCCTCCAGAGCTATGGAATCCGTAGGTTACAGACCATCCCCAGAGATGAAGGAGAGAATGATAGAATTCATAATGCAATACAAAATTAGAGATGGTTTCGGTGTAGAGCGTCCAACGACAACGATGACTTACCAGGCATTATACTCACTTAACTTCCTGGGGCAGAGAATTGATACTGTGCATTTTGAGCTCTGCGAAGTCTGCGGGGACAGGGGAGGTTTCACAGAAGTTCCCAACTCTCTGCCCCCGTACATAGAGCCAACGTTCTACGCATTAAGAGGACTACAGATGCTCGGAAAGAGAGCCACGTGCATAAAAAGGCACATCAAGTTCATAAAGGCTCTGCAAAACCCAAATGGAGGATTCAGGAGAAGTTATGAGCTAGGAATTTCAAACTTCCAGAACACGTACAGGGCACTTGCAAGCTTAGATGTTCTTGTAAGGTGGTTATGA
- a CDS encoding ABC transporter permease — MANLKKFLIRRMLTFIPTIIGVTLIVFLIAYKIPADPVKAWAGGEKATKEAMELIRKQYHLDKPWYDQYIFLMKGLLTNTIIDPRTSNPVMYDVGKRFPVTLQLAIIAFIFMLIIGIPLGIISALKRNSWIDTAVRIFALLGVSTPAFWLGYLMLYIFFVKYRITTIAGVPPIPEPITRIPMIDALLRGQFDIFKQHLARFWLPGFTLGFLGMGVTARFVRNSFLEALSSDFVQFLKAKGAPKMKIYKHALKNALVPIVTVLGLQFGGLLGGTPITETVFGLPGMGSYAVQAIQNLDFPVVVAITFIYALIYVITNLIVDILYAIIDPRVRY, encoded by the coding sequence ATGGCGAATCTGAAAAAGTTCCTAATAAGAAGGATGTTAACATTTATACCAACAATAATTGGAGTTACCCTAATAGTATTCCTAATTGCATACAAGATACCTGCGGATCCAGTAAAGGCATGGGCTGGTGGAGAAAAGGCTACAAAGGAGGCTATGGAACTTATAAGAAAACAATACCACTTAGATAAGCCTTGGTATGACCAATATATATTTCTAATGAAGGGACTTTTGACGAATACAATAATTGACCCTAGGACCTCAAATCCGGTAATGTATGATGTAGGAAAGAGATTCCCAGTCACTTTACAGCTTGCTATAATAGCTTTCATATTCATGCTAATTATAGGTATTCCATTAGGTATAATCTCGGCTTTGAAAAGGAATAGCTGGATAGATACAGCAGTCAGAATATTCGCCCTATTGGGAGTTTCAACACCGGCATTTTGGCTTGGTTATTTAATGTTGTACATATTTTTCGTTAAATACAGAATAACAACAATTGCAGGAGTACCTCCAATCCCAGAACCAATAACCCGTATTCCAATGATAGATGCACTACTTCGGGGACAATTTGACATATTCAAGCAACACTTAGCTAGATTCTGGCTACCTGGATTTACTTTAGGGTTCCTGGGGATGGGAGTTACAGCGAGATTCGTCAGAAATAGTTTCCTTGAAGCTTTAAGCTCGGATTTTGTTCAGTTCCTTAAAGCAAAAGGAGCACCAAAGATGAAAATATATAAGCATGCGTTAAAGAATGCACTTGTTCCGATAGTCACAGTTCTCGGATTACAGTTTGGTGGTCTCCTTGGAGGAACCCCAATTACTGAGACAGTCTTCGGTCTTCCAGGAATGGGTAGCTATGCCGTACAGGCAATCCAGAATTTGGACTTTCCAGTAGTTGTCGCGATAACGTTCATTTACGCCCTAATCTATGTAATAACGAACCTAATAGTGGACATCCTATACGCTATCATAGACCCGAGGGTTAGGTACTGA
- a CDS encoding ABC transporter ATP-binding protein — translation MSEPVLKVENLKKYFPVRGLFRTVGWVKAVDGVSFEIYKGETFGLVGESGCGKTTTGRTILRLIEPTDGKIIFMGRDVTKLKGEELKWFRRKAQIMFQDPYSSLNPRQTVFQIIMEPVRFHGIQVDDPEEFVIRLLESVGLNEMHLYRYPHEFSGGQRQRIALARLLALKPEFIVLDEPTSALDVSVQANILNTLKDLQEKHGFTYLFISHDLGVVKYMSDRIGVMYLGKLVEVGPSDKIFENPLHPYTKMLLSAIPIPDPDIAREMKKKRMKVTGEPPSPINPPKGCRFHPRCPYAKAGLCDKEEPPMVEVEKDHYVACWLYAKA, via the coding sequence ATGAGTGAGCCAGTACTTAAAGTTGAAAATCTAAAGAAATACTTCCCGGTAAGAGGACTCTTTAGAACAGTGGGATGGGTCAAGGCTGTGGATGGTGTAAGCTTTGAGATATACAAGGGCGAAACTTTTGGTTTAGTGGGGGAAAGTGGTTGCGGTAAAACAACTACTGGAAGAACAATTCTTAGACTTATAGAGCCGACTGATGGCAAAATAATCTTCATGGGTAGGGATGTTACGAAACTGAAGGGAGAAGAGTTAAAGTGGTTCAGAAGGAAAGCCCAGATAATGTTCCAGGATCCCTACTCCTCTCTTAACCCCAGACAGACCGTGTTCCAAATAATTATGGAGCCCGTTAGATTCCATGGAATTCAAGTTGATGACCCTGAGGAATTTGTAATAAGACTACTAGAGAGTGTTGGACTCAATGAGATGCATCTTTATCGTTATCCCCATGAATTTTCAGGTGGTCAAAGGCAGAGAATAGCCTTAGCAAGGTTGTTAGCCCTAAAACCAGAGTTTATAGTCTTGGATGAGCCTACTTCAGCTTTGGATGTTTCAGTTCAGGCTAACATCTTGAACACTTTGAAAGATCTCCAGGAAAAACATGGTTTCACGTACCTGTTCATTAGCCATGACCTTGGTGTCGTGAAATACATGAGTGACAGGATAGGAGTTATGTACTTAGGCAAGCTCGTTGAAGTGGGTCCCTCAGATAAAATATTCGAGAATCCGCTTCATCCATATACAAAAATGCTTCTTTCCGCTATCCCAATACCTGATCCTGACATAGCCAGGGAGATGAAAAAGAAGAGAATGAAAGTTACAGGTGAACCACCAAGCCCAATAAATCCACCTAAAGGATGTAGGTTCCATCCAAGATGTCCATATGCCAAGGCAGGTCTCTGCGATAAAGAAGAACCTCCAATGGTTGAGGTAGAAAAGGATCACTATGTTGCTTGTTGGCTCTATGCTAAGGCTTAA
- a CDS encoding ABC transporter permease — MREEYKKSILDKLADKLVIGIGKFITLFKKDWMEKNRSKLEEWRLMLYALNRSPPALIGLFLVILFIFVGIFGPYLAPWKYNFFPTLYTSNYSQVYLVPPGSKATLEFYNNTVINYPLGSDHYGRDLLSLILQGARTSFVISIIVIALGVPLGILLGLIAGYYGGKVDELIMRITDMFLSFPALILAIAFSAVLPDRLQALITSHPLLEKIVLAIFALDKREAGNLGRLLAVIVAMIIVWWPGYARITRGSTLTEREKLYVEAARAIGLPTRTILFRHILPNIIGPILVYITLDFGGVVLMEAGLSFLGLGATPPIADWGRIVYDGAQYFPRCWWLVFYPGLVVLLTALGWNLLGDGLRDILDPKTRRSIEFKVKKQKEGEEGA, encoded by the coding sequence ATGAGGGAGGAATATAAAAAGAGCATCCTAGATAAGCTTGCAGATAAACTAGTTATTGGTATCGGGAAGTTCATCACGTTGTTCAAGAAAGACTGGATGGAAAAGAACAGATCAAAGCTTGAAGAATGGAGGTTAATGCTTTATGCGCTTAATAGGTCACCACCGGCCTTAATAGGGCTATTCCTTGTGATCTTGTTTATATTTGTAGGAATATTTGGGCCTTATCTAGCTCCCTGGAAGTATAACTTCTTCCCAACCCTATACACTTCCAACTATAGCCAGGTTTACCTAGTGCCCCCAGGAAGCAAAGCTACTCTCGAATTTTACAACAATACCGTGATTAATTATCCACTAGGTTCGGATCATTACGGTAGAGATCTCCTGAGCTTAATTTTGCAAGGTGCTAGAACAAGCTTTGTGATTTCAATAATAGTTATCGCCTTGGGAGTACCCTTAGGGATACTCTTAGGACTCATAGCAGGATACTATGGTGGGAAAGTCGACGAGCTGATAATGCGTATAACTGATATGTTTCTATCGTTCCCAGCGCTAATACTCGCAATAGCATTCTCTGCAGTTCTTCCGGATAGGCTTCAAGCTTTAATTACTAGCCACCCTCTCTTGGAGAAGATAGTACTGGCTATATTTGCCCTAGACAAGAGAGAGGCTGGTAACTTAGGAAGGTTGCTTGCAGTCATAGTTGCAATGATTATAGTATGGTGGCCTGGGTATGCTAGAATTACAAGAGGATCAACTTTAACAGAAAGGGAAAAGTTGTACGTTGAAGCGGCAAGGGCTATAGGTCTACCTACAAGAACTATACTCTTCAGGCATATCTTGCCAAATATTATTGGCCCAATCTTAGTTTATATCACACTCGACTTTGGTGGCGTTGTTCTAATGGAAGCTGGCCTCAGCTTCCTGGGTCTTGGTGCTACGCCTCCAATAGCGGACTGGGGTAGAATAGTATACGACGGTGCCCAATACTTCCCAAGATGTTGGTGGCTCGTCTTTTATCCGGGACTTGTTGTACTGCTAACGGCCCTAGGATGGAACTTGCTTGGTGATGGTCTAAGAGACATCCTCGATCCAAAGACAAGAAGAAGTATAGAATTCAAGGTTAAGAAGCAAAAGGAGGGTGAGGAAGGTGCCTGA
- a CDS encoding phosphoglycolate phosphatase: protein MKIRAISIDIDGTITYPDRRVHEEALKAIREAEAKGIPIMLVTGNTVQFAEAASILLGTSGPVVAEDGGAISYKKKRIFLTSMDEEWVLWNEIRKRFPNARTTYTMPDRRAGLVIMRETIDVETVRRIIRELNLNLVAVDSGFAIHVKKPWINKGTGIEKACEILGIKPKEVAHIGDGENDLDAFKVVGYRIAVAQAPESLKREADYITKKSYGEGGAEAIRHVLSLIQ from the coding sequence ATGAAGATTAGAGCTATCTCAATTGACATCGATGGAACGATAACCTATCCCGACAGGAGGGTGCATGAAGAAGCATTAAAGGCAATAAGAGAGGCAGAAGCTAAGGGGATTCCAATAATGCTTGTAACGGGGAACACCGTCCAGTTTGCTGAGGCAGCAAGCATCTTATTGGGAACATCTGGTCCCGTAGTTGCCGAGGATGGTGGAGCCATCTCGTACAAAAAGAAGAGGATATTCCTAACGTCAATGGACGAGGAGTGGGTTCTGTGGAATGAGATAAGAAAGAGGTTCCCAAACGCGAGGACTACTTATACGATGCCTGATAGGAGAGCTGGACTTGTAATAATGAGAGAAACCATTGACGTTGAAACCGTAAGGAGAATTATACGAGAGCTCAACCTTAACTTAGTTGCAGTTGATTCTGGTTTTGCAATCCATGTGAAGAAGCCTTGGATAAACAAGGGAACTGGAATAGAGAAAGCCTGTGAAATCCTGGGGATAAAGCCGAAAGAAGTCGCTCATATTGGAGATGGAGAGAATGATCTGGATGCCTTTAAGGTTGTTGGTTATAGAATTGCAGTTGCTCAGGCCCCAGAGTCCCTAAAGAGAGAGGCTGACTACATAACAAAGAAAAGTTATGGAGAGGGAGGAGCAGAGGCGATAAGGCACGTACTCTCCTTGATTCAGTGA
- a CDS encoding acetyl ornithine aminotransferase family protein produces MELRPNVKEIPGPKAKKVIEEHHKYMATTTNDPNEYFLVIEKAEGVYWIDVDGNVILDFSSGIGVMNVGLRNPKVIEAIKKQLDLVLHAAGTDYYNPYQVELAKKLVEIAPGDVERKVFLSNSGTEADEAALKIAKWSTNRKMFIAFIGAFHGRTHGTMSLTASKPVQRSRMFPTMPGVEHVPYPNPYRNPWHIDGYEHPDELVNRVIEYIEEYLFEHYVPAEEVAGIFFEPIQGEGGYVVPPKNFFKELKKLADKHGILLIDDEVQMGMGRTGKMWAIEHFDVVPDIVTVAKALGGGIPIGATIFRKDLDFGVSGVHSNTFGGNAVAAAAALAVIEELQNGLIENAQKLEPLFRERLEEMKEKYEIIGDVRGLGLAWGVEFVKDRKTKEYATKERNEIVVEALKRGLALLGCGKSAIRLIPPLIISEEEAKIGLDIFEEAIKVVSEKYGYKIH; encoded by the coding sequence ATGGAGCTTAGGCCAAATGTTAAGGAGATTCCTGGGCCAAAAGCAAAGAAAGTGATTGAAGAGCACCACAAATACATGGCAACGACGACAAATGACCCGAACGAGTACTTCCTCGTTATCGAGAAGGCTGAAGGAGTCTACTGGATTGATGTTGACGGAAACGTAATCCTAGACTTCTCCTCAGGAATTGGAGTTATGAACGTGGGTCTCAGGAACCCCAAGGTTATAGAGGCCATAAAGAAGCAACTCGATCTAGTTCTCCACGCTGCTGGAACCGACTATTACAATCCCTACCAGGTTGAGCTAGCTAAAAAACTTGTGGAAATAGCTCCAGGAGACGTCGAGAGGAAAGTATTCCTTAGCAACAGTGGAACAGAGGCCGATGAAGCAGCTTTGAAGATAGCGAAGTGGTCCACGAACAGGAAAATGTTCATAGCCTTCATAGGCGCATTCCACGGGAGAACCCATGGAACCATGAGCCTAACTGCCAGCAAGCCCGTCCAGAGGAGCAGAATGTTCCCAACAATGCCTGGAGTAGAGCACGTGCCATATCCGAACCCCTACAGGAATCCATGGCATATCGATGGTTACGAACACCCAGATGAGCTTGTGAACAGGGTTATCGAGTACATCGAGGAGTACTTATTCGAGCATTACGTTCCAGCTGAAGAGGTTGCCGGAATATTCTTCGAGCCAATTCAGGGTGAGGGTGGCTACGTAGTCCCACCGAAGAACTTCTTTAAGGAGCTCAAGAAGCTGGCCGACAAGCATGGAATCTTGCTAATTGATGACGAAGTTCAGATGGGCATGGGTAGGACAGGAAAGATGTGGGCAATTGAGCACTTCGATGTCGTTCCAGACATAGTTACCGTTGCAAAGGCCCTTGGTGGTGGAATACCAATAGGAGCAACAATATTCAGGAAGGATCTTGACTTTGGAGTTAGCGGGGTTCACAGCAACACCTTCGGAGGCAACGCTGTTGCAGCTGCCGCTGCCTTGGCAGTAATCGAGGAGCTCCAGAACGGGCTGATAGAGAACGCCCAGAAGCTCGAGCCACTGTTCAGGGAGAGGCTTGAGGAGATGAAGGAGAAGTACGAGATAATCGGTGACGTCAGAGGACTTGGGCTTGCATGGGGTGTTGAGTTCGTCAAGGACAGGAAGACCAAGGAATACGCAACGAAGGAGAGGAATGAGATAGTTGTCGAGGCGCTCAAGAGAGGGCTAGCACTACTTGGCTGTGGAAAGAGCGCAATAAGGCTCATTCCACCACTGATAATCAGCGAGGAAGAGGCGAAGATAGGCCTCGACATATTCGAAGAGGCAATAAAGGTAGTAAGCGAGAAGTACGGATACAAGATTCACTGA
- a CDS encoding phosphate-starvation-inducible PsiE family protein: protein MRDGIVSLLSSIFDVIVAILEVVIIGFIAISLYKTVIPLSVGDLELALENFLLVLILLEMYELLSLYLKEHHVSMRRIAELGIMAIVRKIMIEKIYDPLQLLGFAAVIFVLGWIYVNLRREY from the coding sequence ATGCGGGATGGCATTGTTTCTCTACTAAGCTCGATATTTGATGTAATTGTGGCAATACTGGAAGTAGTTATTATAGGATTTATAGCTATCTCACTATACAAAACTGTGATCCCACTTTCTGTGGGTGATCTAGAATTGGCTCTTGAAAATTTCCTGTTGGTTTTGATACTGCTGGAGATGTATGAACTGCTGTCTTTATATCTGAAAGAGCATCATGTAAGTATGAGAAGAATTGCTGAATTAGGGATAATGGCGATAGTTAGAAAGATAATGATTGAGAAGATATATGATCCGCTACAGCTCTTAGGCTTTGCAGCTGTTATTTTCGTTCTCGGGTGGATATATGTTAACCTTCGTAGGGAATATTAA
- a CDS encoding ABC transporter ATP-binding protein, which produces MPEPILQVRNLTVHFYTYAGIVKAIEKVSFDVYKGETFALVGETGCGKSVTSRALTQLIESPGRIVEGQVLYYREDGSVVDLLKLSEEEIRQIRGNEIAYIFQDPHASLDPLYTVGYQIAEAMEVHGKIKSIKEGIQRAIQILKSVLIPDPERRVNNYPHELSGGMKQRVVIGIGVSNNPRILIADEPTTALDVTVQAQILELLEKMKKEYKATIILITHNLGVVAETADRVAVMYAGKIVEIGSVDQIFKNPLHPYTQGLLKAVPNPMTKIEKLEAIPGTVPNLITPPSGCRFHPRCPKAMEVCKQKVPEMKEIEPGHFVACHLY; this is translated from the coding sequence GTGCCTGAACCTATCCTCCAAGTTAGAAACCTTACTGTTCATTTTTACACTTATGCTGGAATAGTCAAGGCGATAGAGAAGGTTTCGTTTGACGTGTACAAAGGTGAAACGTTCGCCCTAGTTGGTGAAACTGGATGCGGAAAGAGCGTAACGTCAAGGGCATTAACTCAGCTAATAGAGAGTCCAGGAAGAATAGTTGAGGGTCAGGTCTTATATTACAGAGAAGATGGGAGTGTCGTTGATCTTCTAAAACTAAGCGAAGAAGAAATAAGACAGATAAGGGGAAATGAAATAGCATATATTTTCCAAGATCCCCATGCTTCACTTGATCCTCTTTACACGGTTGGTTATCAGATAGCTGAAGCTATGGAAGTACATGGAAAGATCAAGAGTATTAAAGAGGGTATCCAGAGAGCGATTCAAATTCTGAAGTCAGTTTTAATTCCTGATCCAGAGAGGAGAGTAAACAACTATCCGCATGAGCTTTCAGGTGGTATGAAGCAGAGAGTCGTCATTGGAATTGGAGTTTCAAATAATCCGAGAATACTAATAGCTGATGAACCGACTACGGCCTTGGATGTTACTGTTCAGGCTCAGATCCTTGAATTATTAGAGAAAATGAAAAAGGAATATAAGGCAACGATTATCTTAATTACCCACAATCTTGGAGTAGTTGCAGAAACTGCTGATAGAGTTGCTGTTATGTATGCAGGAAAAATCGTTGAGATCGGAAGTGTTGACCAGATATTCAAGAATCCTCTACATCCTTACACTCAAGGTTTACTAAAGGCCGTACCTAATCCAATGACAAAGATAGAGAAACTAGAGGCTATACCTGGAACAGTTCCTAATCTAATTACGCCACCGTCGGGATGTAGGTTTCACCCAAGATGTCCTAAGGCTATGGAGGTATGTAAACAGAAAGTTCCCGAGATGAAAGAAATTGAGCCGGGTCACTTTGTTGCCTGTCATCTTTACTGA
- the trm5b gene encoding tRNA (guanine(37)-N1)-methyltransferase Trm5b, whose product MVLAVKVPRTEGEKVRRKLLERGVLDRRYKIKVEGNYILIPITSEVVGFETVDVELEKAERRPHSYREVVKIPESLRKFLPSSFDIIGDIAIIEIPEELQGYEREIGEAIIKVHKNVKAVFMKGGKVEGEYRVRELIPIAGEKRTETIHRENGIRLKLDVAKVYFSPRLATERMRIFNKAKAGEIVFDMFAGVGPYSILLAKKVKTVFACDINPWAIRYLKENIRLNKTWNVIPILGDAREVAKKVKADRIIMNLPRFAKDFLKEAFASAKDETIIHYYGFGPEKDPFGDHIEAIKMTARKFNANVEILDKRIIRNYAPRQYNVAIDFKVTFS is encoded by the coding sequence ATGGTTCTAGCGGTAAAAGTTCCCAGGACTGAGGGAGAGAAAGTCAGAAGAAAGCTACTCGAGCGTGGCGTGCTCGATAGGAGATATAAAATAAAGGTTGAGGGAAATTACATTTTAATTCCCATAACTTCCGAGGTTGTAGGGTTTGAAACTGTTGATGTTGAGCTTGAAAAAGCGGAGAGAAGACCTCATAGTTATAGAGAAGTAGTAAAGATACCGGAGAGTCTACGGAAATTCCTTCCAAGCTCCTTTGACATAATAGGGGATATAGCAATAATAGAGATACCCGAGGAGCTTCAGGGATACGAGAGGGAAATTGGAGAGGCAATAATAAAGGTTCATAAGAATGTCAAGGCAGTCTTCATGAAGGGTGGGAAAGTTGAGGGGGAGTACAGGGTTAGGGAACTCATTCCTATAGCGGGAGAAAAAAGAACTGAAACCATTCACAGGGAGAATGGAATAAGGCTGAAGCTTGATGTTGCTAAAGTCTACTTCTCTCCCCGCTTAGCAACTGAGAGAATGAGAATATTCAATAAAGCCAAAGCAGGAGAGATCGTGTTTGACATGTTTGCAGGCGTTGGTCCCTATTCAATACTGCTGGCAAAGAAAGTAAAAACAGTCTTTGCCTGCGATATAAACCCCTGGGCCATAAGATACTTGAAGGAGAATATAAGGTTAAACAAGACATGGAATGTCATTCCAATCCTGGGAGATGCCAGAGAAGTTGCGAAAAAAGTCAAGGCGGACAGGATAATAATGAACTTGCCAAGGTTTGCCAAAGATTTCTTAAAGGAGGCATTCGCGAGCGCGAAGGATGAGACAATTATCCACTACTATGGATTTGGACCGGAGAAAGACCCCTTCGGAGATCACATTGAGGCTATTAAGATGACAGCTCGAAAATTCAATGCGAATGTTGAAATATTGGATAAAAGGATAATAAGGAACTATGCTCCCAGGCAGTACAACGTAGCCATAGACTTCAAGGTTACCTTTTCATGA